One genomic window of Aquisalimonas sp. 2447 includes the following:
- a CDS encoding ABC transporter permease has protein sequence MNIYAVRTIYAHEMHRALRTLFQSVVSPVLSTSLYFVVFGAAIGSHITEVGGVSYGAFIVPGLIMLMLLTQSVSNAAFAIYFPKFNGTIYELLSAPVSSFEIVLGYVGAAATKSVILGLIILATANLFVDLQIAHPVWMIVFLVLTAVTFSLLGFIIGIWADGFEKLQFIPLLIITPLAFLGGTFYAIDMLPPAWQTVTLFNPVVYLISGFRWSFYGIADVSLAASLLTIGAFLTVCLAVVWWIFKTGYRLKT, from the coding sequence ATGAACATTTACGCTGTCCGTACCATCTATGCCCACGAGATGCACCGCGCCCTGCGGACGCTGTTCCAGAGTGTGGTCTCCCCGGTGCTCTCCACCTCGCTGTACTTCGTGGTGTTCGGTGCCGCCATCGGCTCCCACATCACCGAGGTGGGTGGCGTAAGCTACGGCGCATTCATCGTGCCCGGGCTGATCATGCTCATGTTGCTCACCCAGAGCGTGTCCAACGCCGCCTTCGCCATCTACTTTCCCAAGTTCAACGGCACCATCTACGAGCTGCTGTCGGCACCGGTGTCATCCTTCGAGATCGTGCTGGGCTACGTCGGCGCGGCGGCGACCAAATCCGTCATTCTGGGGCTGATCATCCTCGCCACGGCCAACCTGTTCGTGGACCTGCAGATCGCTCACCCGGTGTGGATGATCGTGTTCCTGGTGCTCACGGCGGTGACCTTCAGCCTGCTGGGTTTCATCATCGGAATCTGGGCGGACGGCTTCGAGAAGCTGCAGTTCATCCCGCTGCTGATCATCACCCCGCTGGCCTTCCTGGGCGGCACTTTCTACGCCATCGACATGCTGCCCCCTGCGTGGCAGACCGTGACGCTGTTCAACCCGGTGGTCTACCTCATCAGTGGCTTCCGCTGGAGCTTCTACGGCATCGCCGACGTCAGCCTCGCGGCCAGTCTGCTGACCATCGGCGCCTTCCTGACCGTCTGCCTCGCCGTGGTGTGGTGGATTTTCAAGACCGGGTACCGACTAAAGACCTGA
- a CDS encoding PepSY domain-containing protein: protein MKTEQSGTMSLLCIHGNHSSRRSARAVVLALLLGASVTSAGVVLGDEPRLSRDQAIEQVREHTDGRILGVDTRNEDYFRIRVLVREGEVRVYEVDRRSGAVRH from the coding sequence ATGAAGACGGAACAATCCGGAACGATGTCATTGCTCTGCATCCACGGGAATCACTCCTCGCGGCGGTCGGCGCGCGCGGTTGTGCTGGCACTGCTGCTGGGGGCGTCCGTAACCTCGGCCGGCGTAGTACTGGGGGACGAACCGCGCCTCAGCCGTGATCAGGCCATTGAGCAGGTGCGCGAACACACCGACGGTCGGATCCTCGGGGTGGATACCCGCAACGAGGACTATTTCCGCATCCGGGTTCTGGTGCGCGAAGGCGAGGTGCGCGTCTACGAAGTGGATCGACGGTCCGGGGCCGTCCGGCACTGA
- a CDS encoding gamma-glutamylcyclotransferase, translating into MVVDTSAVNRGRAVFADRDSLWLFGYGSLLYKAGFPYLEARPATITGWTRRFWQGSHDHRGTPEAPGRVATLVEDAGARCAGMAYRITHEVLEPLDIREKNGYLRFTTPMDFHDGTMEQGLVYIATESNAAFLGAAPLGDMAAHIARSIGPSGPNREYLLGVAAVLRELGVDDPHVFALEDAMLAWEAGGVTGAGERAG; encoded by the coding sequence ATGGTTGTGGATACCAGTGCAGTGAATCGTGGTCGTGCAGTCTTCGCCGACCGGGACAGTCTGTGGCTGTTCGGCTACGGCTCGCTGCTGTACAAGGCGGGATTCCCGTATCTGGAGGCGCGGCCGGCCACGATTACTGGCTGGACGCGCCGTTTCTGGCAGGGCTCCCACGACCACCGCGGCACGCCGGAAGCGCCGGGGCGGGTGGCGACGCTGGTGGAGGATGCCGGCGCGCGGTGTGCCGGCATGGCCTATCGCATTACCCACGAGGTGCTGGAGCCGCTGGATATCCGCGAGAAGAACGGCTATCTGCGTTTCACCACGCCCATGGACTTTCACGACGGGACCATGGAGCAGGGGCTGGTCTATATCGCCACCGAGAGCAACGCCGCGTTCCTGGGGGCTGCGCCTCTGGGGGACATGGCTGCCCATATTGCCCGCTCCATCGGGCCCAGCGGCCCCAACCGCGAGTATCTGCTGGGTGTTGCAGCGGTGCTGCGGGAACTCGGTGTGGACGATCCCCACGTGTTCGCCCTGGAGGACGCGATGCTGGCCTGGGAGGCCGGCGGCGTTACCGGAGCAGGGGAACGCGCAGGCTGA
- a CDS encoding response regulator transcription factor: MRLLIVEDEQTLLQQLSEQFRNEGFVVDTAADGDTGLYLAREYPLDLAVVDLGLPGRSGLELLRTIRSEGSRLPVLVLTARDGWQDRVNGLENGADDYLTKPFHAAELLARVNALLRRAAGWAHPVVPFGGYTLDTANKQVRLDDTPIPLTAFEYRLLEYLALHPERVISKQELTEHLYPDEADRDSNVIEVFIRRLRRKLDPDGAHQPVVTHRGLGYTLRQSPDHDQ, encoded by the coding sequence ATGCGCCTGCTGATTGTCGAGGACGAACAGACCCTGCTGCAGCAACTCTCGGAGCAGTTCCGCAACGAGGGGTTCGTGGTGGACACGGCCGCGGACGGCGACACCGGCCTCTACCTGGCCCGTGAGTACCCGCTGGACCTGGCGGTGGTGGACCTGGGCCTGCCGGGGCGCTCGGGGCTCGAACTGCTACGGACCATCCGCAGCGAGGGCAGCCGGCTCCCCGTGCTGGTCCTCACGGCCCGCGACGGCTGGCAGGATCGCGTCAACGGGCTGGAGAACGGCGCCGACGACTACCTGACCAAACCGTTTCATGCCGCCGAACTGCTGGCCCGGGTCAATGCACTGCTCCGCCGCGCCGCCGGCTGGGCGCATCCCGTGGTGCCCTTCGGCGGCTACACCCTGGACACCGCCAACAAGCAGGTCCGCCTCGACGACACACCCATCCCCCTCACCGCGTTCGAATACCGACTACTGGAATACCTGGCCCTGCACCCGGAGCGGGTCATCTCCAAGCAGGAACTCACCGAGCACCTGTACCCGGACGAGGCCGACCGGGACAGCAACGTGATCGAGGTCTTCATCCGCCGCCTGCGGCGCAAGCTCGACCCGGACGGCGCCCATCAGCCGGTGGTCACCCATCGGGGTCTGGGTTACACCCTCCGCCAGTCACCGGACCACGACCAATGA
- the bfr gene encoding bacterioferritin, with product MKGDDKVIEYLNRGLRSELTAVHQYVLNARLLEHWGLNTLARKQEEEAREEMQHADRFIRRILFLGGNPNVQDMDTVRVGGNVKEILESDLAAESEALALYREAMGHCEKVRDYASRDLFGQLLADEEGHYDFLDTQLDLIERIGIQNYEQSAMGEAPAEGE from the coding sequence ATGAAGGGTGACGACAAGGTCATTGAGTATCTCAACCGCGGGCTGCGCAGCGAGCTTACCGCTGTCCACCAGTACGTCCTGAATGCGCGGCTGCTTGAGCACTGGGGCCTGAACACCCTCGCCCGCAAGCAGGAAGAAGAAGCGCGGGAAGAAATGCAGCACGCCGACCGGTTCATCCGCCGGATCCTGTTCCTGGGCGGCAATCCGAACGTGCAGGACATGGACACGGTCCGCGTGGGTGGCAACGTCAAGGAGATCCTCGAGTCCGACCTGGCCGCCGAGTCCGAGGCCCTGGCCCTGTACCGGGAAGCCATGGGTCACTGCGAGAAGGTGCGGGACTACGCCAGCCGTGACCTGTTCGGGCAGCTTCTGGCCGACGAGGAAGGCCACTACGACTTCCTGGACACCCAGCTGGATCTCATCGAGCGTATCGGCATCCAGAACTACGAGCAGTCCGCCATGGGTGAAGCCCCGGCGGAAGGCGAATAA
- a CDS encoding PLDc N-terminal domain-containing protein — MGIEVGGILSILWLFIVIWAIIRTAQSPAGPAAKALWIVILLVLPVIGLIAWLLLGPK; from the coding sequence ATGGGCATCGAAGTCGGCGGTATCCTCAGCATACTGTGGCTGTTCATCGTCATCTGGGCCATCATCCGCACGGCCCAGAGCCCCGCCGGCCCCGCGGCCAAGGCGCTGTGGATCGTCATCCTGCTGGTGCTGCCGGTGATCGGCCTGATTGCCTGGCTGTTGCTGGGACCGAAGTAG
- a CDS encoding ATP-binding protein, translated as MSSNGGLSLHRRLLLGALVVAVLFLGLTGAALDQAFRSSLAQAERERLQNHVYTLLAAARVEDGALRIPGDLPDGRFAQAGGGLYGRISDADGDVTWRSGSLSGLQWPRAETAGPGDLRFGRLELNQEQARSLGYGVRWSDPDAGTREYTVEVAESRLDSREELSAYRRTLWGWLIAAGVGLLLSQALLQHWGLRPLRRLVRELRDVRQGRKAQLDAAAPPELVPLADGVNRLLRAERERRRQYQTSLADLAHSLKTPLAVLRGTLETGATHGASREGLEQVERIDGSVRYHLSRAGRSRERLGEHTPLRPVAERLLRALSGQRTPVPDMELDCGDDVVFPGPEDELMELLGNVLDNAVRHCRHRVRVAATVAGGSELEILVEDDGPGIPAHARERVTRRGERADTRHPGEGIGLAVVADLVAAYSGTLELDTSPLGGARISLRVPLLR; from the coding sequence ATGAGCAGTAATGGTGGGCTCTCGCTGCACCGCCGTCTGCTACTGGGGGCGCTGGTGGTCGCCGTGCTGTTCCTCGGGCTCACCGGTGCGGCCCTGGATCAGGCTTTCCGCAGCAGCCTTGCCCAGGCGGAACGGGAACGGCTGCAGAACCACGTCTACACGCTGCTGGCGGCGGCCCGGGTGGAGGACGGCGCACTGCGCATCCCCGGGGATCTGCCCGATGGCCGTTTCGCTCAAGCCGGGGGTGGACTGTACGGGCGCATCAGTGACGCCGATGGCGACGTGACCTGGCGCTCCGGCTCACTGAGCGGGCTGCAATGGCCACGGGCAGAAACCGCCGGCCCCGGCGATCTGCGCTTCGGCCGCCTGGAGCTGAACCAGGAGCAGGCCCGCAGCCTGGGCTACGGCGTCCGCTGGAGCGATCCGGACGCCGGCACCCGGGAGTACACCGTGGAAGTGGCAGAGTCACGCCTGGACAGCCGCGAGGAGCTGAGCGCCTATCGCCGGACGCTCTGGGGCTGGCTGATCGCCGCCGGTGTCGGACTGCTGCTCAGTCAGGCCCTGCTGCAGCACTGGGGGCTACGGCCGCTGCGTCGGCTGGTGCGCGAGCTTCGGGACGTTCGTCAGGGGCGCAAGGCGCAGCTGGACGCCGCCGCGCCTCCGGAACTCGTGCCACTGGCCGACGGGGTCAATCGCCTCTTGCGGGCGGAGCGTGAGCGCCGCCGCCAGTACCAGACCAGCCTGGCGGACCTGGCTCACAGCCTGAAGACGCCCTTGGCGGTCCTGCGCGGAACCCTGGAGACCGGCGCAACCCACGGGGCCAGCCGGGAGGGCCTGGAACAGGTCGAGCGTATCGACGGCAGCGTTCGCTACCACCTGTCCAGAGCGGGCCGCAGCCGCGAACGGCTGGGCGAGCACACACCGCTGCGGCCTGTCGCGGAGCGGCTGCTCCGGGCCCTGTCGGGACAGCGCACCCCCGTGCCGGACATGGAACTGGACTGCGGCGACGACGTGGTCTTTCCCGGCCCGGAGGACGAACTGATGGAACTTCTGGGGAACGTCCTGGACAACGCGGTGCGCCACTGCAGACACCGGGTCCGGGTGGCTGCAACGGTGGCCGGCGGCTCGGAACTGGAGATCCTGGTCGAGGACGACGGGCCGGGCATTCCGGCGCATGCCCGGGAGCGGGTCACCCGCCGGGGAGAACGCGCTGACACACGCCACCCCGGCGAAGGCATCGGGCTCGCCGTGGTGGCGGATCTGGTGGCCGCCTACAGCGGCACGCTGGAACTGGACACCTCGCCCCTGGGCGGCGCCCGCATCAGCCTGCGCGTTCCCCTGCTCCGGTAA
- a CDS encoding YceI family protein: protein MRHLLTSSATALALAVTMSTAHAEPEHYNLDTEHSFIQFKISHLGFSWLVGRFNDFEGEFTYDPDEPANSEVNVTVQTQSIDSNHSERDRHLRDDDFLDVSEYPEARFVSTDFERTGEGEYTLNGELTLHGTTRPISIDVTHVGAGEDPWGEYRRGFEGTVTLTRADFGIDYDLGEEAEEVEMYLSVEGIRQD from the coding sequence ATGCGACATCTTCTGACCAGCAGCGCGACCGCCCTGGCCCTTGCCGTGACCATGAGCACCGCCCATGCCGAGCCGGAGCACTACAACCTGGATACCGAACACAGCTTCATCCAGTTCAAGATCAGCCATCTGGGCTTTTCCTGGCTGGTGGGCCGGTTCAACGACTTCGAGGGCGAGTTCACCTACGATCCTGACGAACCCGCCAATTCCGAGGTGAACGTCACCGTGCAGACGCAGAGCATCGACTCCAACCACTCGGAGCGGGACCGTCATCTGCGCGACGACGATTTTCTGGACGTGAGCGAATACCCCGAGGCGCGCTTCGTGTCCACGGATTTCGAACGGACGGGAGAGGGCGAGTACACCCTGAACGGCGAGCTGACCCTGCATGGCACCACACGGCCCATCAGCATCGATGTCACCCACGTGGGCGCCGGCGAGGACCCGTGGGGCGAGTATCGCCGCGGCTTCGAGGGCACCGTGACGCTGACCCGCGCGGACTTCGGCATCGACTACGATCTGGGCGAAGAGGCCGAGGAAGTGGAGATGTATCTCTCGGTGGAAGGTATTCGGCAGGACTGA
- the ftsH gene encoding ATP-dependent zinc metalloprotease FtsH codes for MTERNRDNDNQNRQKGWQDAQGAEQLPRQQQWLLFLWLSLGILLGFYYLDALQEQEYAELGYSEFIEAVESGYVSAVTLRGEHVEGELTEEGHEALDVGEAERFESVRPDIEDRQLLRTLEEHGVTIAARPADPPWWQEILVGALPWILLLALLFWLFHRMQQRAMSGGGPFGFGRSQAKKFHREDSTVTLDDVAGSDNAKKDVVEVVEFLKDPARFQRLGAQIPRGLLMMGPPGTGKTLMAKAVAGEAGVPFFSISGSEFIEMFVGVGASRVRDLFKQAKQEAPAVVFIDEIDSIGRSRGTGMGGGHDEREQTLNQILAEMDGFDATESVVVLAATNRPDVLDAALMRPGRFDRKLTLERPHRDARKAILKVHTRKVPLAEDVDLGRLAEVTIGFSGADLANLVNEAALLAGRYRRSEVDWECFSSARDRILLGESREGALSDRERRIVAYHESGHALLAYLLPNADPLEKVTVVPRGQALGITAQVPSEERYNYGEAYLRDRIAVMLGGRTSEAIIFDEVSSGAENDLQQATQLARRMVAHWGMSPKVGPVAFPQSDQHVFLGKELAQGREHSEATAELIDEEVRRIITEIADHARRTLEDNRHLLDALAQALEEREALEIEEIREVLETPRKQA; via the coding sequence ATGACGGAGCGTAACCGGGACAACGACAACCAGAACCGGCAAAAGGGCTGGCAGGACGCACAGGGCGCGGAGCAACTCCCGCGACAACAGCAGTGGCTGCTGTTCCTGTGGCTGTCGCTGGGCATACTGCTCGGCTTCTATTACCTGGATGCGCTGCAGGAACAGGAATACGCCGAGCTGGGCTATTCGGAGTTCATCGAAGCGGTGGAGTCCGGGTATGTCTCCGCCGTCACCCTGCGCGGCGAGCACGTCGAGGGAGAACTCACCGAGGAAGGCCACGAGGCTCTGGATGTCGGCGAGGCGGAGCGCTTCGAGAGCGTGCGCCCGGACATCGAGGATCGCCAGCTGCTGAGGACCCTGGAGGAACACGGCGTCACCATCGCGGCACGCCCGGCAGACCCGCCCTGGTGGCAGGAAATCCTGGTGGGAGCCCTGCCCTGGATCCTGCTTCTCGCGCTGCTGTTCTGGCTGTTTCACCGCATGCAGCAGCGCGCCATGTCCGGCGGGGGACCGTTCGGCTTCGGTCGTTCCCAGGCGAAGAAGTTTCATCGCGAGGACAGCACCGTCACGCTGGACGACGTGGCGGGCTCCGACAACGCCAAGAAAGACGTGGTCGAGGTGGTGGAATTCCTCAAGGACCCGGCACGGTTCCAGCGCCTGGGAGCACAGATCCCGCGCGGGCTGCTGATGATGGGACCGCCGGGCACGGGCAAGACTCTCATGGCGAAGGCAGTGGCCGGCGAGGCCGGCGTGCCGTTTTTCTCCATCAGCGGCTCGGAGTTCATCGAGATGTTCGTCGGCGTGGGCGCCTCCCGCGTCCGCGACCTGTTCAAGCAGGCCAAACAGGAAGCGCCGGCGGTGGTGTTCATCGACGAGATCGACTCCATCGGCCGGTCCCGCGGCACCGGCATGGGCGGTGGCCACGATGAGCGGGAACAGACCCTCAACCAGATCCTTGCCGAAATGGACGGCTTCGATGCCACTGAGTCCGTGGTGGTCCTGGCGGCGACCAACCGGCCGGACGTGCTGGATGCCGCCCTGATGCGCCCCGGCCGATTCGATCGCAAGCTGACGCTGGAGCGGCCGCACAGGGACGCCCGCAAGGCCATTCTGAAGGTTCACACCCGCAAGGTTCCCTTGGCCGAGGACGTGGACCTGGGGCGTCTGGCGGAAGTGACCATCGGTTTCTCCGGCGCGGATCTGGCCAACCTCGTCAATGAGGCGGCGCTGCTCGCCGGAAGGTACCGTCGCAGTGAGGTGGACTGGGAGTGCTTTTCCAGTGCCCGCGACCGGATTCTCCTGGGCGAGAGCCGCGAGGGCGCACTGTCGGACCGCGAACGGCGCATTGTCGCCTACCACGAATCCGGCCATGCCCTGCTTGCCTACCTGCTCCCCAATGCGGACCCGCTGGAGAAGGTCACCGTGGTGCCGCGGGGACAGGCCCTGGGGATCACCGCACAGGTGCCCAGCGAGGAGCGTTACAACTACGGCGAGGCCTATCTGCGCGACCGCATCGCCGTGATGCTGGGCGGCCGCACGTCCGAGGCGATCATTTTCGATGAAGTCAGCAGCGGCGCCGAGAACGACCTGCAGCAGGCCACCCAGCTGGCACGCCGCATGGTGGCGCACTGGGGCATGAGCCCCAAGGTGGGACCGGTGGCCTTCCCCCAGAGCGACCAGCACGTGTTCCTGGGCAAGGAACTGGCTCAGGGGCGGGAGCACAGCGAAGCCACCGCCGAGCTCATCGACGAGGAAGTACGGCGCATCATCACCGAAATCGCCGATCACGCCCGCCGGACCCTGGAGGACAACCGTCACCTGCTGGACGCACTGGCTCAGGCCCTGGAAGAACGTGAGGCGCTGGAGATCGAGGAGATCCGCGAGGTGCTCGAAACACCGCGGAAGCAAGCGTGA
- a CDS encoding cytochrome b has protein sequence MALTNTRNGFGLVAILFHWVAAVLAIGLFASDLWMTGLGYYDPWYNRAPDLHRAFGVVLFILLGLRLIWRLVNPAPRPEPGTRRWEHLLAVTVQWSMYVLLFAIIVAGYLLSTVDGRSIDVFGLFQVPSFYRAGDGFEDLAGDVHYWLAMVIAGLVGLHTLGAMKHHFIDRNRTLVRIFRPVRRRGYNQ, from the coding sequence ATGGCCCTGACCAATACCCGAAACGGCTTCGGCCTGGTGGCGATCCTGTTCCACTGGGTTGCCGCCGTGCTTGCCATCGGGCTGTTCGCGTCCGATCTGTGGATGACGGGCCTGGGGTACTACGACCCCTGGTACAACCGTGCGCCGGATCTTCACCGCGCCTTCGGCGTGGTCCTGTTCATCCTGCTGGGGCTGCGGCTGATCTGGCGCCTGGTGAATCCCGCGCCCCGTCCGGAACCAGGGACCCGCCGCTGGGAGCACCTGCTTGCAGTCACGGTGCAATGGAGCATGTACGTGCTGCTGTTCGCCATCATCGTGGCCGGCTATCTCCTGTCCACGGTGGACGGCCGCTCCATCGACGTGTTCGGGCTTTTTCAGGTGCCGTCCTTCTACCGTGCCGGCGACGGCTTCGAGGACCTGGCCGGCGACGTTCACTACTGGCTGGCGATGGTGATCGCCGGCCTGGTGGGTCTCCACACCCTGGGGGCCATGAAGCACCACTTCATCGACCGTAACCGCACCCTGGTGCGGATATTTCGCCCGGTTCGCCGACGCGGATACAACCAATGA
- a CDS encoding ABC transporter ATP-binding protein, protein MTTPSQLLFRETGQPDAGVSGQTSAAAATGSAIRVQGLTKRYDSGFRALHDVNLDIRHGEIFALLGPNGAGKTTLISVICGLVKASEGTVLVDGHDIEREFRAARQRLGLVPQELATDAFAKVHASVSYSRGLFGKPRNPAKVEQVLRDLSLWDKRDERLMSLSGGMKRRLMIAKALVHEPRILFLDEPTAGVDVELRRDMWKLVQRLKDDGTTIILTTHYIEEAEEMADRVGVINQGQIMLVEETRELMRQLGRKQLTLHLETPLAHVPETLSDYGLTLGDEGHELIYTYDGQGDRDSIPALLQALDAHGIHFRDLHTQQSSLEEIFVSLVRDGHQ, encoded by the coding sequence ATGACCACACCATCCCAGCTGCTTTTCCGGGAAACCGGCCAGCCCGACGCCGGAGTCAGCGGGCAGACGTCGGCCGCCGCCGCGACCGGCTCCGCCATCCGCGTCCAGGGACTCACCAAGCGCTACGACTCCGGATTCCGGGCGCTGCATGATGTGAACCTGGATATCCGCCACGGCGAGATCTTCGCCCTGCTCGGCCCCAACGGCGCCGGCAAGACCACGCTGATCAGTGTCATCTGCGGTCTGGTGAAGGCGAGCGAAGGCACCGTGCTGGTGGACGGCCACGACATCGAGCGCGAGTTCCGCGCCGCGCGACAGCGCCTCGGCCTGGTACCCCAGGAGCTGGCCACCGACGCCTTCGCCAAGGTGCACGCCTCGGTGTCCTACAGCAGGGGGCTGTTCGGCAAGCCGCGCAATCCCGCCAAAGTGGAACAGGTGCTCCGCGACCTCAGCCTCTGGGACAAGCGAGACGAACGCCTGATGTCCCTGTCCGGCGGCATGAAGCGGCGACTGATGATCGCCAAGGCCCTGGTGCACGAACCACGCATCCTGTTCCTGGACGAACCTACCGCCGGCGTGGACGTGGAACTGCGCCGCGACATGTGGAAGCTGGTCCAGCGGCTCAAGGACGACGGCACCACCATCATCCTCACCACCCACTACATCGAGGAGGCCGAGGAAATGGCCGACCGGGTGGGCGTGATCAACCAGGGACAGATCATGCTGGTGGAGGAGACCCGGGAGCTCATGCGCCAGCTCGGCCGCAAGCAGCTCACCCTGCATCTGGAAACGCCGCTGGCGCATGTGCCGGAGACGCTGTCGGACTACGGGCTCACCCTCGGCGATGAGGGCCACGAACTGATCTACACCTACGATGGCCAGGGCGACCGCGACAGCATCCCCGCCCTGCTCCAGGCGCTGGACGCCCACGGCATCCATTTCCGCGATCTGCACACCCAGCAGAGCTCGCTGGAAGAGATCTTTGTCAGCCTGGTGCGGGATGGTCATCAATGA
- the bluB gene encoding 5,6-dimethylbenzimidazole synthase produces MSVSSRDESGGATPHAFSSPEIEAVYRAIRSRRDMRHFLPDPVAPAILTRLLEAAHCAPSVGYMQPWRFIRVTDRGLRGRLGELVEAERLATADALGERGAEFMRLKVEGIREAGEVLVVSLMPDRERFVFGRRTLPEMDLASVACGIQNLWLAARAEGLGMGWVSLFDPETLRTLLGIPEGGRPIAILCLGHVEQFYDAPMLEQEGWDQRRTLNDLVFEDIWGRQYPR; encoded by the coding sequence ATGAGTGTATCATCCCGCGATGAATCCGGGGGCGCCACGCCGCATGCGTTCTCGTCCCCCGAAATCGAAGCCGTGTACCGGGCCATTCGCAGCCGCCGCGACATGCGCCACTTCCTGCCGGATCCGGTGGCGCCGGCGATCCTCACCCGCCTGCTGGAGGCCGCGCACTGCGCCCCCAGTGTCGGCTACATGCAGCCATGGCGTTTCATCCGCGTGACCGACCGTGGCCTGCGGGGCAGGCTCGGAGAACTGGTGGAGGCGGAACGCCTGGCCACCGCTGACGCCCTGGGCGAGCGCGGAGCCGAGTTCATGCGGCTGAAGGTGGAGGGCATCCGCGAAGCCGGAGAGGTCCTGGTGGTCTCGCTGATGCCGGACCGGGAGCGGTTCGTGTTCGGCCGGCGCACACTGCCGGAGATGGATCTGGCTTCAGTGGCCTGCGGCATCCAGAACCTGTGGCTTGCCGCCCGCGCCGAGGGCCTCGGTATGGGCTGGGTGTCCCTGTTCGATCCCGAAACGCTGCGCACACTGCTGGGCATCCCGGAAGGGGGGCGCCCGATCGCCATTCTCTGCCTTGGCCACGTGGAGCAGTTCTACGACGCCCCCATGCTGGAGCAGGAGGGCTGGGATCAGCGCCGGACGCTGAACGACCTGGTATTCGAGGACATCTGGGGACGGCAATACCCGCGCTAA
- a CDS encoding Glu/Leu/Phe/Val dehydrogenase has protein sequence MGEKLAQGGLSFRESVDHMVDHAIEVMQLEPGMGDALKSCDSVLQVSFPVEIDGRAEIFTGWRATHSDHRLPAKGGIRYATHVDQDEVEALAALMTYKCAIVDVPFGGSKGGLILEPRNYTRKQLEAITRRFARELIKKGYLSPAKNVPAPDMGTGPREMGWMVDTYRQLFPDDINYIGAVTGKPVEHGGVRGRNEATGRGVQYALREFFRNGEEVQRAGLSGGLEGKRVIVQGLGNVGYHAAHFLSRDDSARVIAVIERDGAVVNQDGIDVDALRTHIQANGGVKGFHGGAYEENGAQILEMDCDILIPAALEGVIHEENAPRIKTRLIAEAANGPVTYEADAILQQRGVEIIPDAFCNAGGVIVSYFEWIRNLAHVRFGRIEKRFHEARGNHIVTAIEMATNTKVPDWIHNEIARGADEFDLVRSGLDDTMRLAFREIIERRRSDDRIRDYRMAAYAIAIEKISRSYRDIGY, from the coding sequence ATGGGGGAGAAACTCGCACAGGGCGGCCTGTCATTCCGGGAAAGTGTCGATCACATGGTGGACCACGCCATCGAGGTAATGCAGCTGGAGCCCGGCATGGGGGATGCGCTCAAGAGCTGCGACTCGGTGCTGCAGGTCTCGTTCCCGGTGGAGATCGACGGCCGTGCCGAAATATTCACCGGCTGGCGGGCCACCCATAGCGACCACCGCCTGCCGGCCAAGGGCGGCATCCGCTATGCCACCCACGTGGATCAGGACGAGGTGGAAGCCCTGGCGGCGCTGATGACCTACAAGTGCGCCATCGTCGACGTGCCCTTCGGCGGCTCCAAGGGCGGCTTGATTCTGGAGCCCCGGAACTACACCCGGAAGCAGTTGGAGGCCATCACCCGGCGTTTCGCCCGGGAGCTTATCAAGAAGGGCTACCTCAGCCCGGCCAAGAACGTGCCGGCGCCGGACATGGGCACCGGCCCCCGGGAGATGGGCTGGATGGTGGACACCTACCGCCAGCTGTTCCCCGATGACATCAACTACATCGGCGCGGTCACCGGCAAGCCGGTGGAACACGGCGGGGTCCGCGGGCGCAACGAGGCCACCGGGCGCGGCGTCCAGTACGCCCTGCGGGAGTTCTTCCGCAATGGCGAGGAGGTCCAGCGGGCAGGGCTGAGCGGCGGCCTCGAGGGCAAACGGGTCATCGTCCAGGGCCTGGGAAACGTGGGCTATCACGCCGCGCATTTCCTCTCCAGGGATGACAGTGCCCGGGTGATCGCGGTGATCGAGCGCGACGGCGCCGTGGTCAACCAGGACGGCATCGATGTTGACGCCCTGCGCACGCACATCCAGGCCAACGGCGGAGTCAAGGGCTTCCACGGCGGCGCATACGAGGAAAACGGCGCGCAGATCCTGGAGATGGACTGCGACATTCTCATCCCGGCGGCGCTGGAAGGGGTCATCCATGAGGAGAATGCGCCGAGGATCAAGACCCGCCTCATCGCCGAGGCGGCCAACGGGCCGGTGACCTACGAGGCCGACGCCATCCTCCAGCAGCGCGGCGTGGAGATCATCCCCGACGCCTTCTGCAATGCCGGCGGCGTCATCGTCTCCTACTTCGAGTGGATCCGGAACCTGGCCCACGTGCGCTTCGGCCGTATCGAAAAACGCTTCCACGAGGCCCGGGGCAACCACATCGTCACCGCCATCGAAATGGCAACCAACACCAAGGTGCCCGACTGGATTCACAACGAGATCGCCCGCGGCGCGGACGAGTTCGACCTGGTGCGCTCCGGCCTGGACGACACCATGCGGCTCGCGTTCCGGGAGATCATCGAGCGCAGGCGCAGCGACGACCGCATCCGCGACTACCGCATGGCCGCCTACGCCATTGCCATCGAGAAAATCTCGCGGTCCTACCGGGACATCGGCTACTGA